The following proteins are encoded in a genomic region of Oxobacter pfennigii:
- a CDS encoding GNAT family N-acetyltransferase, whose product MNVYKLKDGTECFIRRATLRDAAEIVRYSNVVGGESDFLSYGNNEFSYTIEQERQVIKDYTEVKNRLFLVAVIDGSICGTLTFWGNNRKRLEHWGEFGVSVIKKYWGKGIGTTLLDTLIKWAEAGKIIKKVDLMVREDNYPAIALYKKMGFQIEGRIRRAMIIGGKYYDFLYMGRLVD is encoded by the coding sequence TTGAATGTATACAAACTCAAGGATGGCACCGAATGTTTTATAAGAAGGGCTACTTTAAGGGACGCTGCTGAAATAGTGAGGTACTCAAATGTTGTAGGCGGAGAGTCGGATTTTTTAAGTTATGGCAATAATGAATTTTCATATACTATTGAACAGGAGAGACAGGTTATCAAAGACTATACTGAAGTAAAAAACCGCTTGTTTTTGGTTGCCGTTATTGATGGCAGCATATGCGGTACTTTGACATTCTGGGGAAATAACCGCAAACGCCTGGAACACTGGGGAGAATTCGGAGTAAGCGTGATCAAGAAATACTGGGGAAAAGGAATTGGGACCACCCTTTTGGATACTCTAATAAAATGGGCGGAAGCGGGGAAAATCATTAAAAAAGTAGATCTCATGGTGAGGGAGGATAATTATCCTGCCATAGCTCTCTATAAGAAAATGGGGTTCCAGATAGAGGGAAGAATAAGAAGGGCCATGATAATTGGCGGTAAATATTACGATTTTTTATATATGGGAAGACTTGTTGATTAA
- a CDS encoding stage II sporulation protein P — protein MKRHSILFYISIAVLIAAGMLFIKSNRYEKTVRIIEDLKDKTVVFYSSNFKRLYLNSPQSQVGDMEKLCFEGYNIINDGGMSSFLLRIEDGNADPYTLSSSKLDKVLKKDDQYILLDLSRGQTRHGEKYIAGDKNCSPIDIIISKKSLSFDQSLLFIGRVKAVIEKKYPTLPVRITTVDTEDYNQSLGYIGILIELGDSANSYDEAKESMKILCEAIKEVI, from the coding sequence ATGAAGCGGCACAGTATTTTATTTTACATATCCATAGCAGTTTTGATAGCGGCGGGAATGCTGTTTATAAAAAGCAACAGATATGAAAAAACCGTAAGAATAATAGAGGACTTAAAGGATAAAACAGTTGTTTTCTATAGCTCCAACTTCAAGAGGCTGTATTTGAATTCGCCCCAAAGCCAGGTTGGGGATATGGAGAAACTGTGTTTTGAAGGATATAATATAATAAATGACGGCGGAATGAGCTCTTTTTTATTGAGGATAGAGGACGGAAATGCCGACCCTTACACATTGTCATCATCAAAGCTTGACAAGGTTTTAAAAAAAGATGACCAGTATATTTTGCTGGACTTAAGCAGAGGGCAAACACGCCATGGAGAGAAATATATTGCAGGAGATAAAAATTGCAGTCCTATCGATATAATAATTTCTAAAAAATCCTTAAGCTTTGATCAAAGCCTTTTGTTCATTGGAAGGGTAAAGGCTGTTATTGAAAAGAAATATCCGACGCTGCCGGTAAGGATTACCACCGTAGATACCGAGGATTACAACCAAAGCTTAGGGTATATAGGAATTCTCATAGAACTGGGGGATTCAGCCAATTCCTATGATGAAGCAAAGGAAAGTATGAAAATTTTATGTGAGGCCATTAAAGAGGTAATATGA
- the speE gene encoding polyamine aminopropyltransferase produces MEMWIKEMQIEGAAMTYKVNETLLRKKTEFQDLAIVDTPSFGRMLVLDGIVQTTIKDEFIYHEMITHIPLFTHPNPKKVLVVGGGDGGAIREILKHPSVEKAVLCEIDGDVIEACKKYLPEISCALDDKRCEVFVGDGIKYVKDHKNEFDVIIVDSTDPFNMAEGLFGGNFYRDIFDALTEEGIFIAQTETPYFLPDTVNKVFNDAKKIFPVTKMFMAGIPTYPGGYWSFTVGSKKHDPSKVDTSKIKIQDMKYYTPELHNACFVLPQYVKDVIGEK; encoded by the coding sequence ATGGAAATGTGGATTAAGGAAATGCAGATAGAAGGAGCAGCAATGACTTATAAAGTAAATGAAACTCTGCTTCGTAAGAAGACAGAATTTCAGGACCTCGCAATAGTTGATACTCCTTCCTTCGGAAGGATGCTTGTTTTAGACGGTATAGTCCAGACCACAATCAAAGATGAATTTATTTATCATGAAATGATAACCCATATTCCTTTGTTTACTCACCCCAATCCTAAAAAGGTGCTGGTAGTCGGAGGAGGAGACGGCGGAGCCATAAGGGAAATCTTAAAGCATCCATCAGTTGAAAAGGCAGTTTTATGTGAAATTGACGGAGATGTAATTGAAGCTTGCAAAAAATATCTTCCCGAGATAAGCTGCGCCCTTGATGATAAAAGGTGCGAGGTTTTTGTTGGAGACGGAATTAAATATGTAAAAGACCATAAAAATGAATTTGATGTAATAATAGTGGACTCCACCGACCCTTTCAACATGGCAGAAGGGCTATTCGGAGGAAACTTTTACAGGGATATATTTGATGCACTGACAGAGGAGGGTATATTCATCGCCCAGACTGAAACACCATACTTTCTTCCTGATACCGTAAACAAGGTTTTCAATGATGCAAAGAAAATATTTCCGGTGACAAAGATGTTTATGGCAGGGATACCAACGTATCCGGGGGGCTATTGGAGCTTTACCGTAGGATCTAAAAAGCATGATCCATCAAAGGTTGATACATCAAAAATAAAAATACAAGATATGAAGTATTATACTCCGGAGCTTCACAATGCATGCTTTGTACTTCCCCAATATGTTAAAGATGTAATAGGTGAAAAATAA
- a CDS encoding ABC transporter substrate-binding protein: MKKRLAASVLTAVLSATLLLSGCGNSQSNSGNNSATPSAAPAAPKVFIFAQGADPRGLDPAYVDDGESAKVMCNIYEGLVQYKGQTTEIAPALATDWTISTDGKEYTFKLREGVKFHDGTPFNADAVVFSVERQLPPNQTDDMPYASFTFEQVDKVEKVDEYTVKFTLKQPSTPFLANLAMTLAAPIVSPAAVEKFGDKYIENPVGTGPFKFVSWEKGQSVTIEKNNEYWGEKAKLDKVVFKITKENSVRASELMTGAIDAMDGLDPNDVAKLEQSQMVIYKEPGMNINYMAFNCSRAPFDDPKLREALSHAVNREELVQYLYQGYSSVAKAPMPDFIPGYNDSLSIYEYDTAKATAMLKELGKENLQIKMITYSNPRPYNPVNGQKLAEAIQNYFSKIGVTATIDVYPWTEYKEKAGQGEGDIMFYGWTGDNGDADNFLSLFDSNQIESTLNAAKYTNKEVDDLLAKARTIPNGEERNNVYKEIQEIVIKDAAWLPISHSMAMAAHSPKVKNFEVHPTGSVFFVNVDKE, encoded by the coding sequence ATGAAAAAGAGATTAGCCGCTTCAGTTCTGACAGCTGTTTTATCAGCGACATTATTGCTTTCAGGCTGCGGCAACTCGCAATCCAATTCAGGAAATAATTCAGCCACACCAAGTGCCGCACCTGCTGCACCAAAGGTATTCATTTTTGCTCAGGGTGCTGACCCAAGAGGTCTTGACCCGGCATATGTGGATGACGGCGAATCAGCAAAAGTTATGTGCAACATATATGAAGGATTGGTACAGTATAAAGGCCAGACTACAGAAATTGCACCGGCGTTAGCAACAGATTGGACAATCAGTACCGACGGTAAAGAGTATACATTCAAGCTTCGTGAAGGTGTAAAATTCCATGATGGAACACCATTTAACGCAGATGCAGTAGTGTTCAGCGTAGAACGCCAGCTGCCTCCCAATCAAACTGACGATATGCCTTATGCGTCATTTACATTCGAACAGGTTGACAAGGTTGAAAAAGTGGACGAGTATACCGTTAAATTCACTTTGAAGCAGCCTTCGACTCCATTCCTTGCAAACCTTGCAATGACTCTTGCTGCACCTATAGTAAGTCCTGCAGCTGTTGAAAAATTTGGTGACAAATACATAGAAAATCCGGTTGGTACAGGTCCTTTCAAATTTGTTTCCTGGGAAAAGGGACAATCTGTTACAATCGAAAAGAACAACGAGTACTGGGGAGAAAAAGCAAAGCTTGATAAGGTAGTATTCAAAATCACGAAGGAAAACTCAGTACGTGCCAGCGAGCTTATGACCGGTGCAATTGACGCCATGGACGGACTTGACCCAAATGACGTTGCTAAATTGGAACAGAGCCAGATGGTTATATACAAAGAACCGGGTATGAACATAAACTACATGGCATTTAACTGCTCAAGGGCTCCCTTTGATGATCCGAAGTTAAGGGAAGCATTATCACATGCAGTTAACCGTGAAGAACTCGTTCAGTATTTATATCAGGGATATTCATCCGTAGCTAAAGCTCCCATGCCTGACTTTATCCCAGGATATAATGACAGCCTCTCAATATACGAATATGATACTGCAAAAGCTACTGCTATGTTAAAGGAACTTGGCAAGGAAAATCTCCAGATAAAGATGATCACTTATTCAAACCCAAGGCCATATAACCCCGTTAACGGACAGAAGCTGGCAGAAGCAATCCAGAACTATTTCAGCAAAATAGGCGTAACAGCTACAATTGATGTATATCCATGGACTGAATACAAAGAAAAAGCAGGACAGGGTGAAGGAGACATCATGTTCTACGGATGGACAGGAGATAACGGCGATGCCGATAACTTCCTTTCATTGTTTGATTCAAATCAGATAGAATCAACTTTAAATGCTGCTAAATATACAAACAAAGAAGTTGATGATCTTCTTGCAAAAGCAAGGACAATTCCTAACGGTGAAGAGAGAAATAACGTCTACAAGGAAATCCAGGAGATTGTAATTAAAGATGCGGCTTGGCTTCCCATTTCCCATTCAATGGCCATGGCTGCCCATTCACCAAAGGTTAAAAACTTTGAAGTTCATCCGACAGGAAGCGTATTCTTCGTAAACGTAGATAAAGAATAA
- a CDS encoding ABC transporter permease: MLKYILKRLLLLIPVLVGVSLMAFVVMHLFTADPAAVILGEHATAEQIEKLRQSLGLNDPIYVQYWNFLKGAIRGDLGNSLISKTPVTTEILRRFPATIELAFAAILFASFFGIIIGVISAIKQNSIIDYISMVVALLGVSMPIFWLGLILIVIFAVTFHLLPVAGRIQIGYEPMRVTGFYLLDSLMTGNMVAFKSTLRHLVLPAIALGSYSTAIIARMTRSTMLEIVRQDFIRTARAKGLLEKIVIFRHALRNALIPIVTVIGLQLGSLLGGAVLTETVFSWPGVGSYAIDSILKSDYPVVQGSVILLAAVFVIINLIVDILYAFLDPRIKYS, encoded by the coding sequence ATGCTAAAATACATATTAAAAAGATTGCTGTTATTGATTCCCGTTTTAGTAGGCGTTTCATTAATGGCATTTGTAGTTATGCACTTGTTTACAGCCGATCCGGCTGCTGTCATATTAGGCGAGCATGCTACAGCGGAACAGATAGAAAAATTGAGACAGAGCCTGGGATTGAATGATCCGATATATGTGCAGTACTGGAACTTTTTAAAAGGTGCAATCCGGGGAGATCTCGGCAATTCACTCATCTCCAAGACACCGGTGACAACAGAAATACTGCGGCGTTTTCCGGCAACAATAGAGCTTGCCTTTGCCGCAATTTTATTTGCATCCTTTTTCGGAATTATAATTGGCGTAATATCTGCGATAAAGCAGAATTCCATAATTGACTATATCAGCATGGTTGTTGCTCTTTTAGGGGTATCCATGCCTATCTTCTGGCTGGGACTGATACTTATAGTTATATTTGCCGTGACCTTTCACTTGCTTCCCGTAGCCGGAAGGATACAGATAGGCTATGAACCAATGAGGGTAACGGGATTTTATCTATTAGACAGCCTTATGACGGGAAATATGGTGGCTTTTAAAAGTACCTTAAGGCATCTCGTGCTTCCTGCCATTGCACTTGGCTCTTATTCAACGGCAATTATCGCACGTATGACCAGGTCTACCATGCTGGAAATCGTAAGGCAGGATTTTATCCGTACAGCCAGGGCAAAGGGTTTATTGGAGAAAATAGTAATTTTCAGGCATGCTTTAAGAAATGCTCTCATTCCCATTGTAACGGTAATAGGGCTTCAGTTAGGCTCCCTTCTCGGAGGAGCAGTGCTGACCGAAACGGTATTTTCATGGCCGGGGGTAGGAAGCTATGCCATTGATTCAATTTTGAAGTCTGATTATCCCGTAGTCCAGGGTTCGGTAATACTTTTGGCGGCTGTGTTTGTCATCATAAACCTTATAGTTGATATCCTCTATGCCTTCTTAGACCCAAGAATAAAATATTCATAG
- the nikC gene encoding nickel transporter permease, translating into MDEITSPFKNMWEILRRNKAAMIGLTIIILLILVALFGKYIMPYNPYQGELSQSLKPPSSEHILGTDEQGRDILSRIIDGTKISLRVGVTAVAIALSIGIVLGSLAGYYGGWVDMLIMRFMDIMLAFPSMLLAIAFMSALGRGIDNAIIAISIVTIPEYARIVRGSILSIKENEYVQAAKAIGNRDMAIIFKHIIPNVISPIIVRATLGVSTAILDTSALGFLGLGIQPPYAEWGSMLGAGRGYFYNAPYIVLFPGIAITITVLAFNLFGDGLRDALDPKLRK; encoded by the coding sequence ATGGATGAAATAACCTCCCCCTTTAAGAATATGTGGGAAATATTGAGAAGAAACAAAGCAGCCATGATAGGCCTGACTATAATCATCCTTTTAATTTTAGTAGCTCTCTTCGGTAAATATATAATGCCCTACAATCCCTATCAGGGTGAATTATCCCAGAGCTTAAAACCGCCGTCCAGTGAGCACATATTAGGCACCGATGAACAGGGAAGAGATATTTTAAGCAGGATAATCGACGGTACGAAGATATCCTTAAGAGTAGGCGTGACGGCAGTGGCTATTGCCTTATCCATCGGTATTGTATTAGGCTCCCTTGCGGGATACTATGGTGGTTGGGTAGATATGCTTATTATGAGGTTTATGGATATAATGCTGGCTTTCCCGTCCATGCTATTGGCCATAGCCTTTATGAGCGCCCTTGGAAGGGGAATTGACAATGCTATTATTGCAATAAGTATTGTAACCATACCTGAATATGCAAGAATAGTCAGGGGTTCAATTTTATCCATAAAGGAAAACGAATATGTACAGGCTGCCAAGGCCATAGGAAACAGAGATATGGCAATCATATTCAAGCATATAATTCCAAATGTAATATCCCCTATTATCGTACGTGCCACCCTGGGAGTTTCAACGGCAATACTTGATACATCGGCATTAGGATTTTTAGGACTTGGAATACAGCCTCCCTATGCAGAATGGGGAAGTATGTTAGGAGCAGGAAGAGGTTATTTTTACAATGCCCCCTATATCGTTTTGTTCCCGGGTATTGCAATTACCATTACTGTTTTAGCCTTTAATTTATTTGGTGATGGTTTGAGGGATGCCCTTGATCCAAAGCTTCGCAAGTAG
- a CDS encoding ABC transporter ATP-binding protein → MLLEVKNLKTQFKVKGGTVNAVDGVNFEIDKGEVVAVVGESGSGKSVTSLSIMGLIATPPGKIADGEILFKGEDLLRKSSKEMRDIRGKDISMIFQEPMTSLNPVFTIGRQITETLIRHEKVSKKDAEKKAAEMLELVGIPSPKERLKDYPHQLSGGMRQRVMIAIALSCNPQLLIADEPTTALDVTIQAQILDLMLKLKERLGTAILLITHDLGVVAEVADNVVVMYCGKVVEKGRVKELFQNPMHPYTKGLINSIPKMDEKREKLYMIPGMVPNPLKMPQGCSFNSRCSECMDICKLEEPPLINYDGREVRCFLCSKDNGGEI, encoded by the coding sequence ATGTTACTTGAAGTTAAAAATTTAAAAACACAGTTTAAAGTAAAAGGCGGAACAGTTAATGCCGTAGATGGGGTTAATTTTGAAATAGACAAAGGAGAAGTAGTTGCAGTTGTCGGTGAGTCGGGAAGCGGAAAAAGCGTAACTTCCCTTTCCATAATGGGGCTTATAGCCACCCCGCCCGGGAAAATAGCCGATGGTGAAATACTTTTTAAAGGAGAGGATTTGCTTAGAAAATCCTCAAAAGAAATGAGGGACATAAGGGGCAAGGATATTTCCATGATATTTCAGGAGCCCATGACCTCATTGAATCCTGTATTTACAATCGGGAGACAAATTACAGAGACATTGATAAGGCATGAAAAAGTCAGCAAAAAAGATGCAGAAAAAAAGGCTGCGGAAATGCTGGAACTGGTTGGAATACCATCGCCTAAGGAAAGGCTCAAAGACTATCCCCACCAATTATCCGGCGGAATGAGGCAAAGGGTGATGATCGCTATCGCACTGTCCTGTAATCCTCAGCTTTTAATAGCCGATGAGCCTACCACAGCTTTGGATGTTACCATTCAGGCACAAATTCTTGACCTTATGTTAAAGCTTAAGGAAAGATTAGGTACGGCAATACTTTTGATTACCCATGATTTGGGAGTGGTGGCCGAAGTAGCCGATAATGTTGTTGTAATGTACTGCGGCAAAGTTGTGGAAAAAGGAAGGGTAAAGGAATTATTTCAGAATCCCATGCATCCGTATACTAAGGGATTGATAAATTCCATACCAAAAATGGATGAAAAAAGAGAAAAGCTTTATATGATACCCGGTATGGTTCCCAATCCTTTGAAAATGCCTCAAGGCTGTTCTTTTAATTCAAGATGCAGTGAATGTATGGATATATGCAAATTGGAAGAACCACCTCTTATAAACTATGATGGCAGAGAAGTAAGATGCTTTTTATGCTCAAAGGATAACGGAGGTGAGATATAA